Proteins from a genomic interval of Yarrowia lipolytica chromosome 1E, complete sequence:
- a CDS encoding uncharacterized protein (Compare to YALI0E02200g, no similarity) has translation MASYKPYPGSDSSNPTSSPGEANNNHYSTPRLSSPAAAESNRHTSVSTLPATAEWDQLPYPSFNNSIHHKSQRSTSPRSPRSPMLPPQTISNRRFSPRESPAISRQPSQRTRARSSTVTSDDGRSVFMSEFRKHSGSGARPDMKGLYADQVGSEQAIASDDDSLVIPGTMPRSNPIPRSEIESEPMERTSSSKRSSKIFTRGRVSPDGSIAGDDSESGFMAKVSKLLKTKESKQDLINDILADEAANGNSQMYEEHYQQMQAGTLPVETQPSAVAFSPQYPLPYHYPETVAHIQIPPAGTQLDKSAEYDLMMQRQQEEFAADLEPGDSKVPKRKSNSKKSRSASPSLHGIGIDGIDGMMMVDGSIDPLTAGHFTHSKHHRSKSKTSKKSPTMSPAMLPTNPQSKTVPYPSHLSRNSSPPIDILELSALDKPSSSRRKMKRSSKKSQTDYGKIMRHLYNSIPSLDVIVKVVMEPVETARKSEYPNLAIVIAVVELLVFIWLLYQAIIIVEFACAVIRFICYPAIYILKAIASPFASIKRV, from the coding sequence ATGGCTTCTTATAAACCCTATCCAGGATCGGATTCCAGCAACCCTACGAGCTCTCCAGGTGAAGCCAACAATAACCACTACTCCACTCCGAGACTCTcatcaccagcagcagctgagAGTAACAGACACACTTCAGTTTCGACCTTGCCCGCAACCGCAGAGTGGGATCAGTTGCCGTATCCTTCCTTCAACAACTCAATACACCATAAGTCACAGAGATCTACATCGCCTCGTTCACCACGAAGTCCAATGTTGCCACCTCAAACAATCAGCAACCGGAGATTCTCTCCCAGGGAGTCTCCTGCCATCTCAAGGCAGCCATCCCAACgaaccagagccagatcATCCACCGTCACTTCTGATGATGGTCGTTCTGTGTTCATGTCTGAGTTCCGCAAGCATTCTGGATCAGGAGCGCGACCAGATATGAAAGGCTTGTATGCAGATCAAGTTGGATCTGAACAGGCTATTGCATCTGATGACGACTCTCTTGTTATCCCAGGGACCATGCCCAGATCCAATCCAATTCCCAGATCTGAGATCGAATCCGAACCCATGGAGCGGACCTCATCATCGAAGAGGTCTTCCAAGATATTCACAAGAGGCCGAGTCTCCCCTGACGGCTCTATTGCTGGTGACGACTCCGAGTCTGGGTTCATGGCAAAGGTGTCCAAACTGTTGAAGACCAAAGAGAGCAAACAAGACCTCATCAATGACATTCTGGCAGATGAAGCGGCCAACGGAAACTCCCAAATGTACGAGGAGCATTACCAACAAATGCAAGCAGGGACTCTGCCTGTTGAAACGCAACCCTCAGCCGTAGCGTTCTCACCACAATACCCACTTCCATACCACTACCCCGAAACTGTGGCTCATATACAGATACCCCCAGCTGGAACTCAGCTCGACAAGTCTGCTGAGTATGACCTTATGATGCAACGACAACAAGAAGAGTTTGCAGCTGATTTGGAACCGGGTGATTCAAAGGTGCCCAAAAGGAAGTCCAATTCAAAGAAGAGCAGGAGTGCTTCGCCTTCCCTTCATGGCATTGGAATTGATGGAATTGATGGCATGATGATGGTAGATGGCTCGATCGACCCTCTGACCGCGGGCCATTTTACACACAGCAAGCATCATCGTTCCAAGTCCAAGACATCCAAAAAGTCACCGACAATGTCACCTGCGATGCTACCCACTAACCCACAATCCAAGACGGTGCCCTACCCGTCTCACCTTTCTCGAAACTCGAGTCCGCCCATTGACATCCTAGAGCTGTCTGCTTTGGATAAACCTTCAAGCAGCCGTCGCAAGATGAAGCGATCTAGTAAGAAGAGTCAAACCGACTATGGCAAGATCATGCGCCACCTGTATAACTCGATCCCGTCTCTCGATGTCATTGTCAAAGTAGTCATGGAGCCTGTCGAAACTGCAAGAAAGTCTGAATATCCCAATTTGGCAATTGTTATTGCTGTGGTAGAGCTGCTAGTGTTTATTTGGTTGCTTTATCAGGCAATAATCATTGTTGAATTTGCATGTGCCGTTATTCGGTTCATTTGTTATCCGGCCATCTACATCCTGAAGGCCATTGCGTCTCCATTTGCATCCATAAAGAGAGtctga
- a CDS encoding uncharacterized protein (Compare to YALI0E02222g, uniprot|Q70ML1 Yarrowia lipolytica Alpha 1-6 mannosyltransferase involved in secreted protein glycosylation, similar to Saccharomyces cerevisiae VAN1 (YML115C); ancestral locus Anc_8.842), translated as MISRDKKPNELPKYEKTGGVDYRTDFKPRKPSPLSRPNLQVPQITKLRLAAVFVAVTLIVFLFGSHHEVSYSDVLQSVQGYKQYVSDSIKQGSISSQSPAEAHRKPLGEVSFVDLRDAAGDWSKNSPLNQRVLVCMPLRNVEKVVPIMASHLRNLTYDHNLIDLAFLISDTDDNTVNVLEDEINSIQSDADPKMPFNKITLLFRDFGSAVGTDFSDRHGVAVQGVRRKLMGRARNWLLSSLLEPTHSWVYWRDADIETSPPTIIEDLMKHNVDVIVPNVWRPLPDWLGSEQPYDLNSWQESQPALDLAATLDEDEVIVEGYAEYPTYRPHLAYVRNADGNPDEQVDLDGIGGVSILARSRVFLSGAHFTGFTFENHAETEAFGKMCKKMGFTVRGLPHYTVWHMYEPSEDDLKEMMRREKEEKEKEKQEKGTTENKDLEVNEAPEVKELEA; from the coding sequence ATGATTTCGAGAGACAAAAAGCCCAACGAGCTGCCCAAGTACGAAAAGACTGGTGGAGTCGACTACAGAACCGATTTTAAGCCAAGAAAGCCGTCGCCATTATCACGACCAAACCTGCAGGTCCCACAAATCACAAAGCTCCGTCTAGCTGCTGTTTTTGTGGCTGTGACGTTGATTGTGTTCCTTTTTGGTTCGCACCACGAGGTCAGCTACTCCGACGTGCTTCAATCGGTACAGGGATACAAGCAGTACGTGTCGGATTCGATAAAGCAGGGATCCATAAGCTCACAGAGCCCTGCTGAGGCTCACAGAAAGCCCCTTGGTGAGGTCAGCTTTGTCGATCTACGTGACGCAGCCGGTGACTGGAGCAAAAACAGTCCCCTGAACCAACGCGTTTTGGTGTGCATGCCCCTGCGAAACGTAGAAAAGGTGGTTCCTATCATGGCCTCGCATCTCCGAAACCTCACATATGACCACAACCTAATTGATCTCGCTTTTCTCATCTCGGACACGGATGACAATACCGTCAATGTGCTGGAGGATGAGATCAACTCGATCCAGAGCGACGCCGACCCCAAAATGCCTTTCAACAAGATCACCCTTCTGTTCCGTGACTTTGGATCTGCTGTCGGTACAGACTTCTCTGACAGACACGGCGTTGCTGTCCAAGGTGTTCGAAGGAAGCTCATGGGCCGGGCCCGAAACTGGCtcctctcttctctgctgGAGCCCACACATTCCTGGGTCTACTGGCGTGATGCCGACATTGAGACCTCACCTCCCACCATCATCGAGGATCTGATGAAGCATAACGTTGATGTCATTGTTCCTAATGTGTGGAGACCTCTGCCTGATTGGCTGGGAAGTGAGCAGCCCTACGACCTGAACTCGTGGCAGGAGTCCCAGCCTGCCCTTGATCTCGCTGCTACACtggacgaggatgaggTCATCGTGGAGGGTTACGCTGAGTACCCTACGTACCGGCCCCATCTGGCATACGTCAGAAACGCTGACGGTAACCCTGATGAACAGGTTGATCTCGACGGTATTGGAGGTGTTTCCATTCTCGCCCGATCTCGTGTGTTCCTGTCAGGTGCTCACTTCACCGGTTTCACTTTTGAGAACCATGCTGAGACCGAGGCTTTCGGAAAGATGTGCAAGAAGATGGGCTTCACTGTACGAGGGCTGCCTCACTACACCGTTTGGCACATGTACGAACCATCAGAAGAtgatctcaaggagatgatgcGACGAGAaaaggaagagaaggagaaggagaagcaggagaaggGAACCACCGAAAACAAGGATCTTGAGGTCAATGAGGCTCCTGAAGTCAAGGAACTTGAGGCTTAA